A region from the Tigriopus californicus strain San Diego chromosome 9, Tcal_SD_v2.1, whole genome shotgun sequence genome encodes:
- the LOC131886117 gene encoding coatomer subunit alpha-like has translation MLTKFETKSPRVKGLAFHPKRPWILASLHNGVIQLWDYRMCTLLEKFDEHEGPVRGIGFHAQQPLFVSGGDDYKIKVWNYKLKRCLFHLLGHLDYIRTTVFHHEYPWILSASDDQTIRIWNWQSRACISVLTGHNHYVMCALFHPSDDLVCSASLDQTVRVWDISGLRKKNVAPGRGGLDDHMRNPNSTDLFGQADCVVKHVLEGHDRGVNWASFHPSMPLIVSGADDRQIKLWRMNDSKAWEVDTCRGHYNNVSSVIFHPRQDLIISNSEEKSIRVWDTAKRTCLHTFRREHDRFWIVAAHPSLNLFAAGHDSGMVVFKLERERPAYALHGNLLYYVKERYLRKLDFTTQKDRAVLQLRGGGSLKPVYSMSYNPAENAVLVVNRSSSLENSVYDLYSIPKESDGQNPDAPEGKRSSGITAIWVARNRFAVLDRSHSLIIKNLKNEVTKKVQTPNCDEIFYAGTGMLLLRDNDSVTLFDVQQKRNLGNVKIPKCRYVIWSPDMTTVALLSKHNITICNRKLQSLCSIFENTRVKSGTWDDSGVFIYTTSNHIKYAITNGDHGIIRTLNLPVYLTRIKGDKVFLLDRECKPCTMTIDTTEYRFKLALIHQKYDEVLHMVRNAKLVGQSIIGYLQKKGYPEVALHFVKDEKTRFALALECMDIDVALEAAKALDDKDCWDKLGEAALMLGNHQVVEMCYQRTKNFDKLSFLYLITGNLEKLRKMMKIAEIRKDSSGHFQNALYLGDAAERIKILKTCGQDSLAYLTAKTHGLEEAAQEIKAAHDPEIPLPEADLNARPIQPPPPKSHMEENWPLLTVSKGFFEGMRAVRGGAAPGGKGGVIGGALAMEDTDMEDVGAGAGWGDDDLGLEGDDDPLGGEDEFKSADGEDAAEEAGGGWDVDDEDLDLPTDLEPSAANINASGGDDDHAGYFAPPTKGNSPAQNWANNSSLPVDHIVAGSFESACRLLHDQVGVVNFEPYKSLFLTNFARSRTTFLALPGLPALNGYPQSNWKEAGPKNGLPAVGLRLNDLVQRLQSCYQLTTSGKFNDAIPKFRSILLSIPLLVVESKQDETEAVQLREIAMNYLVGLIMETRRKELPKTSLPEQIRVCEMAAYFSHCHLQPVHQILTLRTACNLFFKLKNFKTAGSFARRLLELGPKPEVGQQTRKILQACDKNPTDEHKLDYDEFNPFDIDAAEFKPIYRGAEKLECPFCGAKYSPQSNNTTCKICLVGLVGKSTQGLKIRRKIH, from the exons ATGTTGACCAAGTTTGAGACCAAATCCCCCCGGGTGAAGGGCTTGGCCTTCCATCCTAAGCGGCCTTGGATTCTGGCGAG TTTGCACAATGGAGTGATTCAGCTATGGGATTACCGTATGTGCACGCTCTtggaaaagttcgatgagcacgAAGGTCCGGTGCGCGGGATCGGCTTCCACGCCCAACAACCTCTGTTCGTCTCTGGCGGCGATGACTACAAAATCAAGGTCTGGAACTACAAACTCAAACGCTGTCTGTTCCATCTATTGGGCCATTTGGACTACATCCGCACCACGGTGTTCCACCACGAATATCCCTGGATCCTCTCGGCCTCCGACGATCAAACCATTCGAATCTGGAATTGGCAATCCCGAGCCTGTATCTCGGTCTTGACCGGGCACAATCATTACGTGATGTGCGCCCTGTTCCATCCTTCCGATGATTTGGTGTGCTCGGCTTCCTTGGACCAGACTGTCCGCGTGTGGGATATCTCGG GCTTGCGGAAGAAGAACGTGGCTCCCGGTCGCGGGGGTCTGGACGATCACATGCGCAACCCGAACTCGACGGATCTGTTCGGTCAAGCGGACTGCGTGGTCAAGCACGTGCTCGAGGGTCACGACCGAGGGGTCAATTGGGCCTCGTTTCACCCGAGCATGCCGTTGATCGTGTCGGGCGCAGATGATCGTCAAATCAAGCTCTGGCGGATGAATGATTCGAAG GCTTGGGAAGTGGACACGTGTCGTGGCCACTACAACAACGTGTCGAGCGTCATTTTCCACCCGCGCCAAGACCTGATCATCTCCAACTCCGAGGAAAAGTCGATCCGCGTGTGGGACACGGCCAAGCGCACGTGTCTCCACACTTTCCGTCGGGAGCACGATCGCTTCTGGATTGTGGCGGCTCATCCCAGCCTGAACTTGTTCGCGGCCGGTCACGACTCCGGCATGGTGGTGTTCAAATTGGAAAGAGAGCGACCCGCCTACGCTTTACACGGCAATCTTCTGTACTACGTCAAGGAGCGATATCTGCGCAAATTGGACTTCACCACCCAAAAGGATCGGGCCGTGTTGCAATTACGAGGCGGCGGCTCCCTCAAGCCGGTCTACAGCATGAGCTACAATCCCGCCGAGAACGCGGTGCTCGTGGTGAACCGATCCTCCAGTCTGGAGAATAGTGTCTACGATCTGTACTCGATCCCCAAAGAGTCGGACGGACAGAATCCGGACGCGCCCGAGGGCAAGCGGTCCTCTGGAATCACGGCCATTTGGGTGGCCCGAAATCGATTCGCCGTGTTGGACCGATCCCATTCG TTGATCATCAAGAACCTGAAGAATGAGGTGACGAAGAAGGTGCAAACGCCCAATTGCGATGAGATCTTCTATGCCGGCACCGGGATGCTCTTGTTGCGGGATAACGATAGTGTCACTCTTTTTGATGTGCAGCAAAAAAGGAACCTGGGCAATGTCAAGATTCCCAAATGCCG GTATGTGATCTGGTCGCCGGATATGACCACCGTGGCCCTCTTGTCCAAGCATAACATCACCATCTGCAATCGGAAACTCCAGAGCTTGTGCAGCATCTTCGAGAACACTCGCGTCAAGTCTGGAACGTGGGATGACTCTGGCGTGTTCATCTACACCACCTCCAATCACATCAAGTACGCCATCACTAACGGCGATCATGGCATCATCCGAACGCTCAATCTCCCGGTCTACCTGACCCGAATCAAGGGCGACAAGGTGTTCCTCCTCGATCGGGAATGCAAGCCTTGCACCATGACCATCGACACCACGGAGTATCGCTTCAAGTTGGCCTTGATTCATCAGAAATACGACGAAGTGCTCCACATGGTCCGAAACGCCAAACTCGTGGGCCAAAGTATCATCGGCTACCTGCAGAAGAAGGGCTATCCCGAAGTGGCTCTCCACTTTGTCAAGGACGAGAAGACCCGATTCGCCCTGGCTTTGGAGTGCATGGATATCGATGTGGCCTTGGAGGCCGCCAAAGCTCTGGACGACAAGGATTGCTGGGACAAATTGGGCGAAGCGGCTCTCATGTTGGGCAACCATCAAGTGGTCGAGATGTGCTACCAACGCACCAAGAACTTTGACAAGCTCTCATTCCTGTACTTGATCACCGGCAATCTGGAGAAACTCCgcaagatgatgaagattGCCGAGATCCGGAAAGACAGTTCCGGTCACTTCCAGAACGCCCTCTACTTGGGCGATGCCGCCGAGCGGATCAAGATCCTCAAGACTTGCGGCCAAGACTCCTTGGCCTATCTGACAGCCAAAACCCATGGCCTAGAGGAAGCGGCCCAAGAGATCAAAGCCGCCCACGATCCGGAGATCCCTCTGCCCGAAGCGGATCTCAACGCCCGGCCCATTCAACCTCCGCCACCCAAAAGTCACATGGAGGAAAACTGGCCTTTGCTGACCGTCTCCAAAGGCTTCTTCGAGGGCATGCGAGCGGTTCGGGGCGGAGCCGCACCTGGCGGCAAGGGCGGAGTAATAGGTGGAGCCCTGGCCATGGAGGACACGGACATGGAGGATGTGGGTGCCGGAGCCGGTTGGGGCGATGATGACTTGGGGCTAGAGGGTGATGACGACCCCCTGGGCGGAGAGGACGAATTCAAGAGTGCTGATGGCGAGGATGCGGCCGAAGAGGCCGGTGGAG GCTGGGATGTGGATGACGAGGACTTGGACTTGCCCACCGATCTCGAGCCGTCTGCGGCCAACATCAATGCCTCGGGAGGGGATGATGACCATGCAGGTTATTTTGCTCCTCCTACCAAGGGCAATAGTCCAGCTCAAAATTGGGCCAATAACTCCTCACTGCCGGTGGATCATATTGTGGCGGGATCGTTCGAATCCGCTTGCCGACTTCTCCACGATCAAGTGGGCGTGGTCAACTTCGAGCCCTACAAATCGCTGTTCCTGACCAACTTTGCTCGTAGCCGTACCACCTTCTTGGCTTTGCCGGGATTGCCCGCTCTTAACGGATATCCGCAGAGCAATTGGAAAGAAGCCGGTCCCAAGAATGGCTTGCCCGCCGTGGGATTACGACTCAATGATCTGGTTCAACGACTACAATCCTGCTATCAGTTGACCACATCCGGCAAATTCAACGATGCCATTCCCAAATTCCGTAGCATCCTACTGAGTATCCCTTTGCTGGTGGTGGAAAGCAAGCAAGATGAAACCGAAGCCGTTCAGTTGAGGGAGATTGCCATGAACTATCTGGTGGGATTGATCATGGAGACCCGACGAAAAGAGTTGCCCAAAACGTCTTTGCCCGAGCAGATCCGAGTCTGCGAAATGGCCGCCTATTTCTCCCATTGCCACTTGCAGCCCGTGCATCAGATTCTCACCCTGAGAACGGCGTGCAATCTGTTCTTCAAGTTGAAGAACTTCAAAACGGCGGGTTCATTTGCTCGACGATTACTCGAGTTGGGACCTAAGCCGGAAGTGGGCCAGCAAACGCGGAAAATTCTCCAG GCGTGTGATAAGAATCCGACGGACGAACACAAGTTGGACTATGACGAGTTCAATCCGTTCGACATTGATGCGGCCGAATTTAAGCCCATCTACCGAGGAGCCGAGAAATTGGAATGCCCGTTTTGCGGGGCCAAATACAGCCCCCAATCCAACAACACCACGTGTAAAATCTGTTTGGTCGGTTTGGTGGGCAAATCCACCCAAGGACTCAAGATTCGTCGAAAGATTCACTAA
- the LOC131886119 gene encoding DNA polymerase epsilon subunit 4-like: MDESNGTGNDGLRLPWAKVRSIAKLDETQLTISQDAVFVLARSTELFIEFLAKVSAEKMAQTKRRSLGKVDIDEAIAEHDNLMFLEDLIDMDNPEILSVPKP; encoded by the exons ATGGACGAGTCTAACGGTACTGGGAATGACGGATTGCGGCTGCCTTGGGCAAAAGTGCGATCCATTGCCAAATTGGACGAAACTCAATTGACA ATTAGTCAAGATGCCGTGTTCGTTTTGGCCAGAAGTACCGAGTTGTTTATCGAATTCTTAGCCAAGGTAAGCGCCGAGAAGATGGCCCAAACCAAGCGCCGAAGCCTCGGTAAAGTCGACATTGACGAGGCCATCGCCGAACACGACAACCTCATGTTCCTCGAGGATCTCATCGACATGGACAACCCAGAGATCCTTTCCGTGCCCAAACCTTAA
- the LOC131887301 gene encoding uncharacterized protein LOC131887301, translating into MFMTPTKTLDRNHRNLSGLLLFILSYPSIHAWIPVCYSNDCLTPDSHFNPIEREVMTRLLLGLRPIALRSWRPRHLSRHRGLEAQSQDPGPPSSPPSSPPKPSLFNRFFRSRQQSQVEEALDDEFQLQEDYHRELEYEQRRTHLQRIRNKSGLRASDRRQLLGHAPLTGLSLIYNDEQRSPRYQRGLWGRYGTQATGLHPGVAWPNARELHEAQEYERVLYDGKSLKQLMQEDRESHRQSELERQRREEEVEAKFLVMERQIKQAEAKVEQRLQMAQKEKAKREAILAEMRQEYGYDVDPSLPQFAEDYAQREKILSKQSKGDKKKVYEDKKTKSKVQAKSGNESESSTTSSGGGGGSSEKSGE; encoded by the exons ATGTTCATGACCCCAACCAAAACATTGGATCGCAACCATCGCAACCTCTCTGGCCTTCTACTATTCATCCTCTCCTATCCCTCTATTCATGCCTGGATCCCTGTATGCTACAGCAACGACTGCTTGACACCAGATTCCCACTTCAACCCCATTGAGCGTGAAGTCATGACGCGGTTACTGCTCGGTCTCAGACCCATCGCCCTTCGATCCTGGCGGCCTCGCCATTTATCCCGCCATCGCGGACTGGAGGCCCAATCCCAGGATCCGGGCCCGCCTTCCTCCCCGCCTTCCTCCCCGCCCAAGCCTTCCCTGTTTAATCGCTTTTTCCGGAGTCGTCAACAATCCCAAGTGGAAGAGGCCCTGGATGACGAGTTCCAACTGCAAGAGGATTACCACCGCGAGCTCGAATACGAACAACGACGGACCCATCTCCAACGGATTCGCAACAAATCCGGACTCAGAGCCTCGGATCGGCGACAATTATTGGGTCATGCGCCCCTAACGGGCCTGAGCCTCATTTACAACGATGAGCAGCGCTCGCCACGCTATCAACGGGGATTGTGGGGCCGTTACGGCACCCAAGCCACGGGTCTACATCCCGGAGTGGCCTGGCCTAATGCCCGAGAATTGCACGAAGCCCAAGAATATGAGCGAGTTCTGTATGACGGGAAATCCTTGAAGCAGTTGATGCAAGAAGATCGCGAATCTCACCGTCAAAGCGAACTCGAGAGGCAACGCAG GGAGGAGGAAGTGGAGGCCAAATTCTTGGTCATGGAGCGACAGATCAAGCAGGCCGAAGCCAAGGTCGAGCAACGCCTTCAAATGGCCCAAAAGGAGAAGGCCAAACGAGAAGCCATTCTGGCCGAG ATGCGTCAAGAGTACGGATACGATGTGGATCCAAGTTTGCCACAATTTGCCGAAGATTACGCCCAACGAGAAAAAATCCTATCCAAACAGTCTAAGGGGGATAAGAAGAAGGTTTACGAAgacaaaaagaccaaatccaaggTCCAAGCCAAATCGGGAAACGAAAGCGAAAGCAGTACTactagtagtggtggtggtggtggttcaaGCGAAAAGTCCGGCGAATGA